One window of the Desulforhopalus sp. genome contains the following:
- a CDS encoding ADP-ribosylglycohydrolase family protein yields MKLSAEAMVLASFLGDSLALGVHWIYDTEQIDRHTGRITDLLPPLEGSYHQTKKKGEFTHYGDQSLLLLRHLVLQGGQFSLPAFARQWREFFADYSGYMDRATKATLQNLEQGRSPDTSGSPSTDLGGAARMAPLIYCYRDDLEGLLTAIRAQTALSHNGPGAVDGAVFLAHSCYAILHGAPPREAFNEALANGIADIDLDLRLRRCLDQPDVSIRQAVKDFGQACSMSAALPGAVYTVLHSPKDLEGALIETAMAGGDSAARGMVVGMLLGAGLGMEALPELWLQNLAAYQEIRTALNKLP; encoded by the coding sequence ATGAAATTATCAGCTGAAGCAATGGTTCTCGCCTCATTTCTAGGCGACTCGCTGGCCTTGGGAGTTCATTGGATATATGACACTGAACAGATCGATAGGCACACCGGCCGAATTACTGACCTGCTGCCACCTCTGGAAGGAAGTTACCATCAAACGAAAAAAAAAGGCGAATTTACCCACTACGGCGACCAAAGCCTGTTGCTCCTCAGGCATCTCGTCCTTCAGGGCGGGCAATTTTCCTTACCGGCCTTTGCTCGGCAATGGCGGGAATTCTTTGCCGATTATAGCGGTTATATGGATCGGGCCACCAAAGCGACACTGCAGAACCTTGAACAAGGCCGTTCTCCGGACACCAGCGGCTCCCCTTCCACCGATCTCGGCGGAGCTGCGCGCATGGCCCCTCTGATTTATTGCTACCGGGATGATCTTGAGGGTTTGTTGACTGCCATTCGAGCCCAAACAGCGTTAAGCCACAATGGGCCGGGAGCAGTTGATGGCGCCGTTTTCCTGGCCCACAGCTGTTACGCCATCCTTCATGGCGCACCGCCCCGCGAGGCGTTCAACGAGGCCCTGGCAAATGGTATCGCGGACATCGATCTTGACCTTCGACTTCGCCGCTGCCTTGACCAACCCGACGTCAGCATCCGTCAAGCGGTTAAGGACTTCGGACAGGCATGCTCAATGAGCGCTGCCCTGCCGGGAGCGGTTTACACAGTTCTTCATTCTCCTAAAGATCTTGAGGGAGCTCTCATCGAAACAGCTATGGCTGGGGGTGACTCCGCCGCCCGCGGCATGGTTGTCGGAATGCTCCTCGGCGCAGGGTTGGGGATGGAGGCACTACCTGAACTTTGGTTACAGAATCTGGCTGCTTACCAGGAGATACGAACCGCCTTGAATAAACTGCCCTAG
- a CDS encoding AsmA family protein: protein MSAVAMSWSRRVKQVVRYGVVPAGIFMILLLLTLFLIPVVVNVQRFVPEIETLVTEGSGRPFSLGSDFNVTFFPSLSLSFSDMKLGNPSGFGGDEFMNIRTFEARIKILPLLRKKIEFSRFVVGGLSLNLEKNSSGQENWHLNPKASSASPTQGPMPPVLAGLAEHFAFTLLAVTDGQITWRDKKQNIDYRVEDIMLVLNDFSSTNPVTADCRANFNGRPVAVDGKVGPVQMQKGVGTLPVDLSFNVANTLQGKLRGTIAEQKMASELAIIVSPFSPREFFSAGNFPFDLSAIDPQVFTKLALEMVVKGGKEKILIEKATGHLDDSNFFFTFEAKNPGSPEIGFTIDLDRIDLDRYLPSVKPTGKDLTKEGKRDEGPASDHRLAREIALGGVVKIGELKAFGSTLAEVNIPVQGKDGLFTFAPAANAAYGGKVETHLTLDMQDDEPAIQATFAAQGLAAEPLLRDLFGWDKLHGTLSAEITMEAAGDTLQAIHKSIDGQVRVQMQDGALAGVDLARPDVIAGRANGLNSDDPAAELPRLEFTEAKGAAIIKDGILYLKEADLGTPAAWIQLSGTIDTILRQMDVQVESGYEVTVKGKGGREEKTSQSSRFLITGPFSGLTLNNLTNHSGPVALSGKMNARYLVEQKLPSPVDDDVKNLVGKDLVDPVVVAQRFGLQPDILRRSEVKKKLPVGSGKVNIGTLQEEPALP, encoded by the coding sequence ATGAGTGCTGTCGCGATGTCGTGGAGTCGAAGGGTGAAGCAGGTTGTACGATATGGAGTTGTGCCTGCGGGGATTTTTATGATTCTCCTCCTTCTCACCCTCTTTCTGATTCCGGTTGTTGTTAATGTGCAGAGATTTGTCCCGGAAATCGAGACTTTGGTAACGGAGGGAAGCGGACGGCCGTTTTCCCTCGGTAGTGATTTCAATGTGACTTTCTTTCCCTCGTTGAGCCTTTCATTTTCCGACATGAAGCTTGGCAACCCTTCCGGGTTTGGCGGTGATGAATTCATGAATATCCGCACCTTTGAGGCGCGGATAAAAATTTTGCCCCTGCTCAGGAAAAAAATTGAGTTCAGCCGGTTTGTAGTTGGTGGACTATCTCTCAATCTCGAAAAGAACAGCTCCGGCCAGGAGAATTGGCATCTCAACCCAAAGGCTTCGTCTGCCTCTCCCACCCAGGGGCCAATGCCGCCGGTGCTGGCCGGGCTTGCCGAGCACTTTGCCTTTACTCTCCTGGCAGTGACTGATGGACAGATAACATGGCGAGATAAAAAGCAAAATATTGATTATCGAGTCGAGGATATCATGCTGGTGCTGAATGATTTTTCATCGACAAACCCGGTGACCGCCGATTGCCGGGCAAACTTCAATGGTCGGCCTGTTGCCGTGGATGGCAAAGTCGGGCCGGTACAAATGCAAAAGGGTGTGGGCACTCTGCCGGTTGACCTGAGTTTCAATGTTGCCAATACCCTGCAAGGAAAGCTGCGGGGGACGATTGCTGAACAGAAAATGGCCAGTGAATTGGCCATAATCGTCTCGCCATTTTCTCCCCGTGAGTTTTTTTCTGCCGGCAATTTTCCTTTTGATCTTTCAGCAATCGACCCTCAGGTCTTCACCAAATTGGCGCTGGAGATGGTCGTTAAAGGCGGCAAGGAGAAGATCCTTATCGAAAAAGCGACTGGTCACCTTGATGACTCGAATTTTTTCTTCACCTTTGAAGCAAAGAATCCTGGTTCCCCTGAAATAGGGTTTACCATTGATCTCGACCGTATCGATCTGGACCGCTACCTGCCGTCGGTTAAGCCAACAGGTAAGGATCTGACCAAAGAAGGCAAGAGGGATGAAGGCCCGGCAAGTGATCACCGGCTAGCCAGGGAAATTGCCCTGGGAGGTGTGGTCAAGATCGGCGAACTAAAAGCCTTCGGCAGTACCCTTGCCGAGGTGAACATTCCGGTTCAAGGTAAGGATGGGCTGTTTACCTTCGCTCCTGCCGCCAACGCCGCATACGGGGGTAAGGTGGAGACGCATCTCACTCTCGATATGCAGGACGATGAGCCGGCCATTCAGGCCACTTTTGCCGCCCAGGGCCTTGCCGCAGAGCCCTTGCTGCGGGATCTGTTCGGTTGGGATAAATTGCATGGCACCCTTTCCGCCGAAATAACGATGGAGGCAGCTGGAGATACCCTCCAGGCCATACACAAGAGCATCGACGGCCAGGTGAGGGTGCAGATGCAGGATGGGGCCCTGGCAGGGGTTGATTTGGCTCGGCCGGATGTCATTGCTGGCCGGGCAAATGGCCTGAATTCAGACGATCCTGCTGCCGAGTTGCCGCGTCTGGAATTCACTGAGGCAAAAGGTGCTGCCATTATCAAAGATGGCATCCTTTATTTAAAAGAGGCTGATCTCGGTACGCCGGCTGCCTGGATACAGCTCAGTGGCACGATCGACACCATTCTGCGGCAGATGGATGTGCAGGTAGAGAGCGGGTACGAGGTAACGGTTAAAGGCAAGGGTGGACGAGAGGAAAAGACCAGTCAGTCCTCCCGGTTTTTAATTACTGGCCCTTTTTCCGGGCTTACACTGAATAATCTGACGAACCACTCCGGCCCCGTTGCCCTAAGCGGGAAGATGAATGCCAGATATCTGGTGGAGCAAAAGCTCCCCTCACCGGTTGACGACGATGTGAAAAATCTGGTAGGCAAGGATCTGGTCGATCCGGTGGTGGTTGCTCAGCGTTTCGGTCTGCAGCCGGACATTCTACGGCGGAGTGAGGTGAAGAAGAAATTGCCGGTTGGCAGCGGAAAGGTCAACATCGGTACATTACAGGAGGAGCCCGCCCTGCCGTGA
- a CDS encoding response regulator — protein sequence MSQTRAGRILIIDDSIEHIKILISLLAEQHEVFFAKSGEEGLEMLSIVEPDLILLDIVMPGMNGFETCRHLKENARWRETPLIFISARSEGDDESKGLELGAVDYIAKPFNPAIVRARLNNHLELREARCELKRLHGLALDINPVTGLPGNNSIAQRIEQLLRGIHHVSVMYTDIDNFKAYNDKYGFTRGDEVIRFMAEVLKKAVTKAGCPDAFIGHIGGDDFILTVPAGLCSAVTQDIISKFDQDIITFYNRQDTELRCIQAIDRRGRPQIFPIMSISIAGIDLSYRHFFSYLEVNDACTEMQKMAKAIPGSTVCFDQRRE from the coding sequence ATGTCGCAAACACGGGCTGGCAGAATCCTCATCATTGACGACAGCATCGAGCACATCAAGATACTGATAAGTCTGCTAGCCGAACAACATGAGGTCTTTTTTGCAAAAAGCGGCGAAGAGGGGCTTGAGATGCTCAGCATCGTTGAGCCGGACCTGATCCTCCTGGATATTGTCATGCCGGGAATGAATGGTTTTGAGACGTGCCGGCACCTCAAGGAAAACGCAAGATGGCGGGAAACTCCGCTGATTTTCATATCGGCGCGAAGCGAGGGCGACGATGAATCAAAAGGCCTGGAACTTGGTGCTGTCGACTATATCGCCAAACCATTCAATCCGGCAATCGTCCGGGCGAGACTCAACAATCACCTGGAGCTCCGGGAAGCAAGGTGCGAACTGAAACGCCTGCATGGCCTTGCCCTCGATATCAATCCGGTCACCGGACTGCCAGGCAATAACAGCATCGCCCAGCGTATCGAACAACTGCTGCGAGGCATTCATCACGTCAGCGTCATGTATACCGATATCGACAACTTCAAGGCCTATAACGATAAATATGGGTTCACCCGAGGCGATGAGGTCATACGATTTATGGCGGAGGTGTTGAAAAAAGCAGTAACCAAGGCGGGATGTCCTGATGCATTCATCGGCCATATTGGTGGTGATGATTTTATTCTGACCGTGCCTGCCGGTTTATGCTCGGCAGTAACCCAGGACATCATTAGCAAGTTCGATCAGGACATTATCACCTTCTATAACAGGCAGGACACCGAACTGCGCTGCATTCAGGCAATAGACCGGCGCGGCCGGCCGCAGATCTTTCCGATCATGAGCATCAGCATTGCCGGAATTGATCTCAGCTATCGCCACTTCTTCTCCTATCTTGAGGTGAACGATGCCTGTACCGAGATGCAAAAAATGGCAAAGGCCATACCGGGAAGCACGGTCTGTTTTGACCAAAGACGAGAATAA
- a CDS encoding response regulator — protein sequence MNKSNPPELSTATTKTFYRPRSIAATVIGGILLTGTLFSAISIISLLGFIGFQQVLLDLSNRTFPQATHEAQTSILLNQLLQQTGYLHSAQAHSERRILVDKINHHFTKLANFSVSRTPEIEAGNDTKLQTLKNILSELDNLVSLQIDLRQDVLTAIANLLPLFQHTLTISRDTQNLEGDAATSATVKSIVDQAIATISHVQLAASGNALQSIDEHVKDVEKTLAEMTAAGQTLPSHLQQTITDLIARIHTETLGDQGVLKLAQHFESIRGQSDAQYTLAKGLVDEKEESSLAGFFQLTSSVGSQTLLMSDKVKQLIRILSALFIASILLAVIFFFYFRRVLIARLRHLNRTVLAMVAGENKRIPVEGCDEISEITRSVNYFSSEMYKAKEIAEKSAIAKMEFLAHMSHEIRTPMNAILGFSDLALRTAKPEDHLDYLGKINNASHSLLGIINAILDYAKIEAGKFTIENFPFDLRDVLENLSTIISLRSEESGLEFYFHIEAETPCMVKGDALRLGQVLTNLITNAFKFTESGFISLHISTLPEKDDDDNNMVRLLFSVQDTGAGISDEQAKNLFQPFTQADTSITRRFGGTGLGLAICKRLVEMMNGHIYLDRGESTGTTFSFSLPLERQEDSPRFFSAPEAISGKKAIVMSDTPQTATELSCQLTNFGVTVFQALSFDEVFSALHSQGNLPPYDLVIIDCPTYGQRYPEMLRKIKSSTSNTVKPAILMVGMHRLATHFSGKSLPDCDLFLAKPITPARLLQALLTLLKVEGVYHLPSTDNQQKTFQPPPGHLQGAKILLVEDNEINQQVALGFLHSAGIAVTVAANGAEALDILRRSEATNFDLVLMDLQMPVMDGYKATQAIRQLPGPTGTLPIIAITAHAMPEEKEKCLELGMSDYITKPINPDALYALIAELLPKAALEPQKSSPQISSTQTINILRSPACIDMQAGLARIAGDAELYGELLKTFLNTYEGFPGRMQEQLKNLAFEDLRNLTHTLKGVSGSLGMSRLFSHCAQLELSIRRKKLQECDSLLADIGRESENICGFLRPYLYNCQSSIANCQDTAQQSDNQVKNRQTLLADLSDSLKSNSCRAIKQIHQLHDYLEQEDGLVFGRIEKHINDLDFAKAQHLLNQWQNSLSGKRGLK from the coding sequence ATGAATAAAAGCAACCCACCTGAGCTGTCTACAGCGACGACGAAAACCTTTTACCGGCCACGATCCATCGCGGCCACAGTCATAGGCGGGATACTCCTCACCGGAACACTTTTTTCTGCAATTTCGATCATCTCCCTTCTCGGTTTCATTGGCTTTCAACAGGTATTACTGGATCTGTCAAACCGGACTTTTCCGCAAGCAACCCATGAGGCCCAGACCTCCATTCTTCTAAACCAGCTTCTCCAACAGACTGGCTACCTCCACTCGGCCCAAGCACATTCCGAACGACGCATACTGGTTGATAAAATCAACCATCATTTTACCAAGCTTGCGAATTTCTCAGTGAGCCGAACACCAGAAATAGAGGCCGGCAACGATACGAAGCTCCAAACCCTGAAGAATATTCTTAGTGAACTGGACAATCTCGTCAGTTTGCAAATAGACCTTCGGCAAGACGTATTGACCGCCATCGCCAACTTGCTGCCACTTTTCCAACATACTTTGACGATATCAAGGGACACCCAGAATCTTGAGGGCGATGCCGCCACCTCCGCAACCGTCAAAAGCATTGTCGACCAAGCTATCGCCACCATTTCCCACGTCCAGCTGGCGGCCTCGGGGAATGCCCTGCAAAGCATTGACGAACATGTCAAGGACGTAGAAAAGACGCTTGCCGAGATGACCGCTGCCGGCCAAACGCTGCCATCGCATCTGCAGCAAACGATCACGGATTTAATTGCTCGAATCCATACAGAAACACTCGGAGATCAGGGTGTTTTAAAGCTCGCCCAACATTTTGAAAGCATCCGCGGCCAATCGGATGCCCAATACACCTTGGCCAAAGGCCTAGTAGACGAAAAGGAGGAGTCCAGCCTTGCCGGCTTTTTTCAGCTTACTTCCTCGGTCGGTTCCCAAACCCTTTTAATGTCTGATAAAGTCAAACAGCTGATACGGATTCTCTCAGCTCTTTTCATCGCCTCAATCCTTCTGGCCGTCATCTTCTTTTTTTACTTTCGCCGCGTCTTGATAGCTCGTCTCCGCCACCTCAATCGGACGGTATTGGCCATGGTTGCCGGAGAAAACAAACGTATCCCCGTTGAAGGATGCGATGAAATCAGCGAAATCACCAGATCGGTCAATTATTTTTCCAGTGAAATGTATAAGGCCAAGGAGATTGCCGAAAAATCGGCAATAGCCAAAATGGAATTCCTCGCCCATATGAGCCATGAGATACGAACGCCGATGAATGCCATCCTCGGCTTTTCCGACCTCGCTCTCAGGACCGCCAAACCTGAGGATCATCTCGATTATCTAGGGAAAATCAACAATGCATCCCATTCCCTTCTTGGTATCATCAACGCCATACTCGATTACGCCAAGATCGAGGCGGGGAAATTCACCATCGAGAACTTCCCCTTCGATCTGCGCGATGTTCTCGAAAACCTATCGACAATTATCAGCCTGAGAAGTGAGGAATCCGGACTGGAATTCTACTTCCATATCGAAGCCGAGACTCCATGCATGGTCAAAGGAGACGCGTTACGCCTTGGCCAGGTTCTTACCAATCTCATCACCAATGCCTTTAAATTTACCGAAAGCGGTTTTATCAGCCTGCATATCTCAACGCTTCCTGAGAAAGACGATGACGACAACAATATGGTGCGACTGCTTTTTTCCGTGCAGGATACCGGTGCCGGTATCTCCGATGAACAAGCGAAAAACCTTTTTCAGCCTTTCACCCAGGCTGACACATCGATCACCCGTAGATTCGGGGGGACCGGCTTGGGCCTTGCAATCTGCAAGCGCCTGGTTGAAATGATGAACGGGCATATCTATTTAGATCGCGGAGAAAGCACCGGAACCACCTTTAGTTTTTCCCTGCCGCTTGAACGCCAGGAGGATTCGCCTCGGTTCTTCTCGGCGCCTGAGGCGATAAGTGGCAAAAAGGCGATAGTCATGTCGGACACACCGCAAACCGCCACGGAATTGTCCTGCCAGCTCACCAATTTCGGTGTCACGGTCTTTCAGGCTCTGTCCTTTGATGAAGTTTTCTCCGCCCTGCATTCCCAGGGAAACCTCCCCCCCTATGATCTGGTGATTATTGATTGCCCGACCTATGGACAACGGTATCCGGAGATGCTGCGAAAAATCAAGTCATCGACCTCGAACACTGTAAAACCGGCAATATTAATGGTTGGTATGCACCGGCTTGCCACCCATTTTTCCGGGAAGTCCCTTCCGGACTGCGATCTCTTTCTCGCCAAACCGATCACCCCAGCACGATTACTGCAAGCGCTTCTCACCTTGCTAAAGGTGGAAGGAGTCTACCATCTTCCTTCCACCGACAACCAGCAAAAGACCTTCCAGCCACCACCCGGGCATCTTCAAGGAGCAAAGATTCTCCTTGTTGAGGACAACGAGATCAATCAACAGGTGGCCCTCGGTTTCCTCCACTCGGCCGGCATCGCAGTCACCGTCGCAGCTAATGGGGCCGAGGCATTGGATATCCTCCGTCGCTCGGAAGCGACGAATTTCGACCTCGTCCTCATGGACCTCCAGATGCCGGTCATGGATGGCTATAAGGCAACACAGGCGATTCGGCAATTACCCGGACCAACCGGAACCCTGCCGATAATCGCCATCACCGCCCATGCAATGCCGGAGGAAAAGGAAAAGTGCCTGGAGTTGGGAATGTCTGACTACATAACCAAACCAATCAACCCTGACGCCTTATACGCCCTCATTGCCGAGTTGCTGCCAAAAGCGGCCCTTGAACCACAGAAAAGTTCACCACAGATCTCCTCAACCCAGACAATCAACATTTTAAGGAGTCCTGCTTGTATTGATATGCAGGCAGGACTCGCCCGAATAGCCGGAGATGCTGAGCTGTACGGGGAACTTTTAAAAACATTCTTGAATACTTACGAGGGCTTTCCCGGTCGCATGCAAGAGCAGCTGAAAAACCTCGCTTTCGAGGATCTCCGGAATCTGACCCACACCCTGAAAGGGGTCAGTGGCAGTTTAGGAATGAGCAGACTTTTTTCTCACTGCGCCCAGCTTGAGTTGTCGATTAGGAGGAAGAAACTCCAGGAATGTGATTCTCTATTGGCTGACATTGGGCGAGAATCCGAAAATATCTGTGGTTTTCTCAGACCATATCTATACAATTGTCAGTCTTCGATAGCGAACTGCCAAGATACGGCGCAACAGAGCGATAACCAGGTTAAAAACCGCCAAACCCTGCTTGCCGATCTGTCCGACTCGCTAAAAAGCAATAGTTGCAGGGCCATCAAACAAATCCACCAGCTCCACGACTACCTTGAACAGGAAGACGGCCTGGTTTTTGGGAGAATAGAAAAACATATCAATGATCTGGACTTTGCCAAGGCACAACATTTACTGAATCAATGGCAAAATTCCTTATCCGGCAAAAGAGGTCTCAAATAA
- a CDS encoding FecR family protein — MFTKCLLLLSMVLACCDYAYGGQKSTAGYVSALQGEVYAVNGDGVTRLLKVKDQVATEDFIVTEEKGRVQIVFQDNTVVSLGEKSRLKLTDYSWSQERKKGKFNVTVTEGLFRIIGGKITKSNPEAFIAKTPAASIGIRGSGYAGRVSGRKLEVFLLNGKGIDVSNARGSVALLVPGMGTTVNDSMTAPAAARQFNAAEIYPIEKGSTFGSTTGGSAIGPNAVIVNQATISDSVNVAIGKDNNAQMGSIRIKESEVQGTVVNQSKIKSSANVASGTHNTAIMGSVNVE; from the coding sequence ATGTTCACAAAATGCCTGCTGTTGCTCAGTATGGTGCTGGCGTGCTGCGACTACGCTTATGGTGGGCAAAAATCAACCGCCGGGTATGTCTCGGCTTTGCAGGGTGAGGTGTATGCAGTCAATGGCGATGGGGTCACCAGGCTGCTCAAGGTGAAAGACCAGGTGGCGACCGAGGATTTTATAGTCACCGAAGAAAAAGGCCGGGTGCAGATCGTTTTCCAGGACAATACCGTCGTCAGTCTCGGCGAGAAGAGTCGCCTCAAATTAACCGATTACAGCTGGTCGCAGGAAAGGAAGAAAGGTAAATTTAACGTTACCGTTACCGAAGGTCTGTTCCGGATCATTGGCGGCAAGATAACCAAGTCCAATCCGGAGGCCTTTATCGCCAAGACTCCGGCGGCATCCATCGGTATTCGGGGGTCTGGGTATGCCGGCAGGGTGAGCGGAAGGAAACTCGAGGTGTTTTTGCTCAACGGCAAAGGCATCGACGTTTCCAACGCCAGGGGCTCGGTGGCGCTTCTGGTGCCGGGCATGGGCACGACGGTGAACGATTCCATGACCGCGCCCGCAGCCGCTCGCCAATTTAATGCGGCAGAGATCTATCCGATTGAAAAAGGCTCCACCTTCGGGTCGACGACCGGTGGATCAGCCATTGGTCCGAATGCGGTTATCGTCAACCAGGCGACTATCTCCGACTCCGTTAATGTGGCCATAGGGAAAGACAATAATGCCCAGATGGGTTCCATCCGGATTAAAGAGTCCGAAGTGCAAGGGACCGTCGTCAACCAATCGAAGATTAAAAGTTCGGCAAACGTCGCTTCCGGTACCCACAACACCGCGATCATGGGTTCTGTCAATGTTGAATAG
- a CDS encoding adenylate/guanylate cyclase domain-containing protein: MQTTFTRSLLRPTPFKAGLVSIIACCLLWYSFGYEKPAFFSAIDARIVDAMFRVRGPQPTSGAVIIVDIDEPSLKEHGQWPWPRDIVADLTQKIYGAGALVLGFDILFAEKDRTSPTALLSQYRDILSGCDNLDAIFKNAAEKQELDHDRLLGNAISSGPGVLGYMFLFRQDGLKTSGRSPFPSLNVSIAGEGGSEFSDLKLLRAYRPLLNIPEIATASSEGFFNVFPDQSGTVRKVALFLMQDDIPYPSLAFEMFRIGRGKHEARLHLSNIGDTQQKALFGVSLGDEFIRTDDLGHLTINFRGPFNTFPYLSAADVMRGIGTEALRGKHVLIGSSASGVMDLIATPFSSRVPGVEVHANVIDNLVKGDEMIWENYTEIGLTYFIIIVAGLLLAISLVSLGPFLGYSAGLVILAAIVIGNYQFLFQKHQLLGISYILASLLAVFMTVTLFNYFFEGKRRLFIRRAFSHYVSPSIVNELLLNPDKLNLSVESREVTIMFCDIRNFTSLSEITSAAEIGQFLNRFFSLMTDIIINNNGMVDKYIGDAIMAIWGSPLDDPQHAANAVRAALEMIEAIERPESLLQLSGRTIEIGIGINTGNVSAGNFGSSKRFDYTVLGDNVNLASRIEGLTKYYKNKILISEFTTKDLPQDIRCRFIDTVMVKGRNKAVDLFEPLPPDSASGSKEEEERYQAALASYQSWQFARALALFSSLCEQRQDWIYEMYRERCRNFLVNPPPADWQGIQNHN; encoded by the coding sequence ATGCAAACGACCTTCACCAGATCCCTCCTCCGCCCGACCCCCTTCAAGGCCGGACTGGTCTCCATTATCGCCTGCTGCCTGCTGTGGTATTCCTTTGGCTACGAGAAGCCGGCTTTCTTCTCGGCCATTGACGCGAGGATCGTCGATGCGATGTTTCGGGTGCGTGGCCCCCAACCGACTTCCGGCGCGGTGATCATCGTCGATATCGATGAGCCAAGCCTTAAGGAACACGGCCAATGGCCATGGCCGAGGGATATTGTCGCTGACCTCACCCAAAAAATCTACGGAGCAGGGGCGCTGGTCCTTGGCTTCGACATCCTCTTTGCCGAAAAGGACCGAACCTCACCCACCGCTCTCCTCTCGCAATACCGCGACATTCTCAGCGGTTGCGACAATCTCGATGCCATCTTCAAGAATGCTGCAGAAAAACAGGAACTGGACCATGACCGGCTGCTTGGCAACGCCATCTCCTCTGGACCAGGGGTTCTTGGTTATATGTTCCTCTTTCGGCAAGATGGCCTGAAGACCAGTGGACGCAGCCCTTTCCCATCGCTTAATGTCAGTATCGCCGGCGAGGGAGGCAGCGAATTCTCCGACCTGAAGCTCCTCCGCGCCTATCGACCCCTCCTGAATATTCCCGAAATAGCCACCGCCTCCTCGGAGGGTTTTTTCAACGTCTTTCCGGACCAAAGTGGCACAGTACGCAAGGTGGCGCTCTTTCTCATGCAGGACGATATTCCCTACCCATCTCTTGCCTTCGAGATGTTCCGGATCGGCAGAGGAAAGCATGAGGCCCGGCTGCATCTCAGCAATATCGGCGACACGCAGCAAAAGGCGCTTTTTGGTGTTTCGCTCGGCGATGAATTTATCAGAACCGACGACCTTGGACATTTGACGATCAATTTTCGTGGCCCTTTTAACACCTTCCCCTATCTTTCCGCCGCGGATGTCATGCGGGGGATAGGCACGGAAGCCCTCCGGGGTAAGCATGTCCTTATCGGCTCCTCGGCGTCAGGTGTCATGGACCTTATCGCCACTCCGTTTTCCTCACGGGTTCCTGGAGTCGAGGTACATGCCAATGTCATTGACAATCTGGTCAAGGGCGACGAGATGATCTGGGAAAATTATACGGAAATTGGTCTGACCTATTTCATCATCATCGTCGCCGGGCTGTTGTTGGCAATCTCTTTGGTTTCTTTGGGCCCCTTCCTTGGTTATTCCGCCGGATTGGTCATTCTTGCGGCAATTGTCATCGGCAACTACCAGTTCCTGTTTCAGAAGCACCAGCTTCTTGGCATCTCCTATATTCTTGCCTCGTTGCTCGCCGTTTTCATGACTGTAACCCTGTTTAATTATTTTTTTGAAGGGAAAAGGCGGCTTTTCATCAGACGGGCCTTTTCCCATTACGTCTCTCCATCGATCGTCAACGAACTCTTGCTCAATCCCGACAAGCTCAACCTTTCGGTTGAAAGCAGGGAAGTAACTATCATGTTTTGCGACATCAGAAATTTCACAAGCCTTTCAGAAATCACTTCCGCTGCCGAGATCGGTCAATTCCTCAACCGCTTCTTTTCCCTCATGACCGATATCATCATTAACAATAACGGCATGGTCGATAAATATATCGGAGATGCGATCATGGCCATTTGGGGGAGCCCGCTTGACGACCCGCAACATGCCGCCAATGCCGTTCGGGCGGCACTGGAAATGATTGAGGCGATCGAACGGCCCGAGTCCCTGTTGCAGCTTTCCGGAAGGACAATTGAAATAGGTATCGGTATCAACACCGGCAACGTCAGCGCCGGTAATTTCGGCAGCAGCAAACGCTTTGACTATACGGTGCTCGGGGACAACGTCAATCTCGCCTCGCGAATTGAGGGCTTGACCAAATATTATAAAAACAAGATTCTCATTTCCGAGTTCACCACCAAAGACCTCCCGCAGGACATCCGCTGCCGATTCATCGATACGGTCATGGTCAAGGGCCGCAACAAGGCGGTCGACCTCTTCGAGCCGCTGCCACCGGACAGCGCATCAGGCAGCAAAGAGGAAGAAGAGCGCTATCAGGCAGCGCTGGCCAGTTACCAATCGTGGCAATTTGCCAGGGCCCTGGCCCTTTTCAGCAGCCTTTGCGAACAAAGACAGGATTGGATTTATGAAATGTACCGGGAACGCTGCCGCAATTTCCTCGTCAACCCGCCACCCGCCGACTGGCAAGGGATTCAGAACCACAACTGA